A single Rattus norvegicus strain BN/NHsdMcwi chromosome 5, GRCr8, whole genome shotgun sequence DNA region contains:
- the B3galt6 gene encoding beta-1,3-galactosyltransferase 6: MKVFRRAWRHRVVLGLGGLAFCSTTLLYLARCASEGETPSASGAARTRAKAFLAVLVASAPRAVERRTAVRSTWLAQERRGGPKDVWARFAVGTSGLGAEERRTLELEQAQHGDLLLLPALRDAYENLTAKVLAMLTWLDEHVDFEFVLKADDDSFARLDAILVELRAREPARRRRLYWGFFSGRGRVKPGGRWREAAWQLCDYYLPYALGGGYVLSADLVHYLRLSREYLRAWHSEDVSLGTWLAPVDVQREHDPRFDTEYKSRGCSNQYLVTHKQSPEDMLEKQHMLLHEGRLCKHEVQLRLSYVYDWSAPPSQCCQRKEGIP; the protein is encoded by the coding sequence ATGAAGGTATTTCGGCGCGCTTGGCGGCACCGGGTGGTGCTGGGCCTAGGCGGCCTGGCGTTTTGCAGCACCACTCTGTTATACTTGGCGCGCTGCGCTTCTGAGGGCGAGACGCCCTCCGCTTCTGGAGCAGCTCGAACCCGCGCTAAGGCCTTCCTGGCAGTGCTAGTGGCCAGTGCGCCCCGTGCGGTTGAGCGCCGCACCGCAGTGCGCAGCACGTGGCTGGCACAAGAGAGGCGTGGCGGACCCAAGGACGTGTGGGCGCGCTTCGCTGTGGGCACTAGCGGCCTGGGCGCAGAGGAGCGGCGCACTCTTGAGCTCGAGCAAGCACAGCacggggacctgctgctgctgcccgcCTTGCGCGATGCCTACGAGAACCTCACGGCCAAGGTTCTGGCCATGCTAACCTGGCTGGATGAGCACGTAGACTTCGAGTTCGTCCTCAAGGCGGATGACGACTCTTTTGCGCGCCTGGACGCTATACTGGTGGAGCTGCGCGCACGCGAACCCGCACGCCGCCGGCGCCTCTATTGGGGCTTCTTTTCTGGGCGCGGTCGCGTCAAGCCAGGAGGTCGCTGGCGAGAAGCTGCTTGGCAACTCTGCGACTACTATCTGCCCTACGCTCTGGGCGGTGGATATGTCCTTTCTGCGGACCTGGTGCATTACCTGCGCCTTAGCCGCGAATACCTGCGCGCATGGCACAGTGAAGATGTATCGCTGGGCACCTGGCTGGCACCAGTAGATGTGCAACGAGAGCATGACCCACGCTTCGACACGGAGTACAAATCTCGAGGCTGCAGCAATCAGTATCTGGTGACACACAAACAAAGCCCAGAGGACATGTTGGAGAAGCAACATATGTTGCTGCATGAGGGCCGGTTGTGCAAGCATGAGGTGCAATTGCGCCTTTCCTATGTCTATGACTGGTCAGCGCCACCCTCCCAGTGCTGCCAACGCAAGGAGGGCATTCCCTGA